TATCATCCAATTCAGATATAAGGACGTGATTTAACGGAAGACGACTACATAATCGCGGTAGACGGTCTTGTCAAACGCTACGGTGACAAATCAGCCATCGACGGCGTTAACATGAGAGTGAAGAGAGGGGAGATGTATGCCTTCCTGGGCCCCAACGGAGCAGGGAAGACCACCACCGTGAGGGTCTTAAGCACCCTTACCGGGTTCGACGAGGGTTCCGTCGTCATAGACGGGCACAACATCGTGGAGGAGCCGAGGGAGGCCAAGGCCGCCATCGGCGTCATCCAGCAGCACATCTCCCTGGACAAGGACCTCACGGTCTGGGAGAACATGATGTCCCATGCCCTCTACCAACAGATGCCTAAGGAGGACCGCAGGAAGAGGATCGACCAGCTGTCCGAGTACATCGGACTGGGGGAGTACTACAATTACAAGGTCGATAGCCTTTCCGGCGGATGGAAGAAGAGGGTCGCCATCGTATGCGCCCTGGTCCACAGCCCCAAACTGCTTTTCCTGGACGAGCCCACGGTGGGTCTCGACATCCAGGCCAGAAGGGGCCTCTGGGACCTCCTGAGGAAACTCAACGACGACGGGATGACCATATTCCTAACCACCCACTACATAGAGGAGGCCGAATCTCTGTGCAACAGGGTCAGTTTCATAGAGAAAGGGAAGATCATCGCCGAAGGGACTCCCGAGGAACTCGCACACAGGATAGGTGCGGCCACCGTCGAGTACTTCGGACCCGACCACAAGACCCAGTACAAATACTTCCAGACGAGGGCGGAGGCGGACGGATTCGCCAAGACATTGGACGAGACGTACACGGTCACCGTCAGGAGGACCAATCTCGAGGATGCCTTCGTGGAGATGACC
The nucleotide sequence above comes from Candidatus Methanomethylophilus alvi Mx1201. Encoded proteins:
- a CDS encoding ABC transporter ATP-binding protein, with the translated sequence MRVKRGEMYAFLGPNGAGKTTTVRVLSTLTGFDEGSVVIDGHNIVEEPREAKAAIGVIQQHISLDKDLTVWENMMSHALYQQMPKEDRRKRIDQLSEYIGLGEYYNYKVDSLSGGWKKRVAIVCALVHSPKLLFLDEPTVGLDIQARRGLWDLLRKLNDDGMTIFLTTHYIEEAESLCNRVSFIEKGKIIAEGTPEELAHRIGAATVEYFGPDHKTQYKYFQTRAEADGFAKTLDETYTVTVRRTNLEDAFVEMTGNKIGDNGFMLGQSGKGGSGMKKMGGM